From Watersipora subatra chromosome 2, tzWatSuba1.1, whole genome shotgun sequence, one genomic window encodes:
- the LOC137387005 gene encoding uncharacterized protein has protein sequence MAMARFEFTCGLRGFHVYREFWTPDMEDVLTVELESNNGIDPFAIGVKTQVNGCLRTVGHLPREISRHMTYFVKHGGLVECFMHSTTIKKSPILLGGLEITIKVCTSHTIKQYLDRIKELLQPSIEDWNKKQATASHILPGPTKSLTRHASSSDEESSITARRRKSSKLIVLSDSD, from the exons atggccatggctcGTTTTGAGTTCACTTGCGGGCTGAGAGGATTCCATGTTTACCGAGAATTCTGGACTCCAGACATGGAAGACGTTTTGACA GTAGAGCTAGAATCAAACAATGGGATAGATCCATTTGCCATTGGAGTGAAGACCCAAGTTAATGGGTGTCTCAGAACGGTTGGTCATCTGCCACGGGAGATTTCACGTCATATGACGTATTTTGTGAAACATGGTGGACTGGTGGAATGTTTTATGCATTCTACTACCATAAAGAAATCTCCAATCCTCCTTGGTGGGCTGGAGATTACCATCAAAGTGTGCACCAGTCACACAATCAAACAATACTTGGATAG AATTAAAGAGCTGCTCCAGCCATCCATTGAAGACTGGAATAAGAAGCAAGCCACTGCCTCACATATTCTTCCTGGTCCTACCAAATCCCTCACAAGGCATGCATCAAGTTCTGATGAAGAAAGCTCCATAACAGCCAGGAGGAGAAAAAGTTCAAAATTGATTGTGTTATCGGATTCagattaa